One genomic segment of Arcobacter porcinus includes these proteins:
- the map gene encoding type I methionyl aminopeptidase, with the protein MSIAIRKPQEIEKLLVANQAVAKTLKYLEENVKAGMTLKEVDAMGDKFINSLGARPAFKGLYGFPNAICTSLNEVIIHGIPSDVVLKEGDILGLDIGTEVDGWYGDSAITMPIGKISKEDEDLIACAKDSLYYAIDIIQEGMRFKELSKAIEDFIVARGYQPLVRFCGHGIGRKPHEDPEIPNYLEFGSVKSGPKIKNGMVFCIEPMICQKDRNPVILDNGWDVVSADGLRGSHYEHTVAVVDGRAVILSNRE; encoded by the coding sequence ATGTCTATTGCTATTAGAAAACCACAAGAGATTGAAAAGCTACTTGTTGCAAATCAAGCTGTTGCAAAAACTCTAAAATATTTAGAGGAGAATGTAAAAGCAGGAATGACTTTGAAAGAAGTTGACGCTATGGGAGATAAATTTATAAATAGTTTAGGTGCAAGACCTGCATTTAAAGGTTTATATGGTTTCCCAAATGCAATTTGTACATCTTTAAATGAAGTTATTATTCACGGAATACCATCTGATGTTGTTTTAAAAGAGGGTGATATTCTTGGACTTGATATTGGAACAGAAGTTGATGGTTGGTATGGTGATAGTGCTATTACTATGCCAATTGGAAAGATTTCTAAAGAAGATGAGGACTTGATTGCTTGTGCTAAAGATTCACTATACTATGCAATTGATATTATTCAAGAAGGAATGAGATTTAAAGAGCTTTCAAAAGCTATTGAAGACTTTATTGTTGCAAGAGGATATCAGCCATTAGTTAGATTCTGTGGACATGGTATAGGAAGAAAACCTCATGAAGATCCTGAAATTCCAAATTATTTAGAATTTGGAAGTGTAAAATCTGGTCCAAAAATAAAAAATGGAATGGTTTTTTGTATTGAACCGATGATCTGCCAAAAAGATAGAAATCCTGTTATTTTAGATAATGGATGGGATGTAGTTTCAGCAGATGGATTAAGAGGTAGCCATTACGAGCACACAGTTGCTGTTGTAGATGGTAGAGCAGTTATATTAAGCAATCGAGAATAA
- the infA gene encoding translation initiation factor IF-1, which yields MAKDDVIVVDGKVIEALPNAMFRVQLENGHIVLCHISGKMRMHYIRILPNDTVTVEITPYSLDKGRIVHRKKIVK from the coding sequence GTGGCAAAAGATGATGTAATCGTAGTTGATGGTAAGGTTATAGAAGCCTTACCAAATGCAATGTTTAGAGTACAGCTAGAAAATGGTCATATAGTTTTATGTCATATCTCAGGAAAAATGAGAATGCACTACATAAGAATATTACCAAATGATACTGTAACAGTAGAAATTACACCTTATTCATTGGATAAGGGTAGAATAGTTCATAGAAAAAAAATAGTTAAATAG